The following proteins come from a genomic window of Streptococcus pneumoniae:
- a CDS encoding PTS transporter subunit IIBC — protein sequence MMKDTFKNVLSFEFWQKFGKALMVVIAVMPAAGLMISIGKSIVMINPTFTPLVITGGILEQIGWGVIGNLHILFALAIGGSWAKERAGGAFAAGLAFILINRITGTIFGVSGDMLKNPDAMVTTFFGGSIKVADYFISVLEAPALNMGVFVGIISGFVGATAYNKYYNFRKLPDALSFFNGKRFVPFVVILRSAIAAILLAAFWPVVQTGINNFGIWIANSQETAPILAPFLYGTLERLLLPFGLHHMLTIPMNYTALGGTYDILTGAAKGTQVFGQDPLWLAWVTDLVNLKGTDTSQYQHLLDTVHPARFKVGQMIGSFGILMGVIVAIYRNVDADKKHKYKGMMIATALATFLTGVTEPIEYMFMFIATPMYLVYSLVQGAAFAMADVVNLRMHSFGSIEFLTRTPIAISAGIGMDIVNFVWVTVLFAVIMYFIANFMIQKFNYATPGRNGNYETAEGSEETSSEVKVAAGSQAVNIINLLGGRVNIVDVDACMTRLRVTVKDADKVGNAEQWKAEGAMGLVMKGQGVQAIYGPKADILKSDIQDILDSGEIIPETLPSQMTEAQQNTVHFKNLTEEVYSVADGQVVGLEQVKDPVFAQKMMGDGFAVEPANGNIVSPVSGTVSSIFPTKHAFGIVTEAGLEVLVHIGLDTVSLEGKPFTVHVAEGQKVAAGDLLVTADLDAIRAAGRETSTVVVFTNGDAIKSVKLEKTGSLAAKTAVAKVEL from the coding sequence ATGATGAAAGATACATTCAAAAATGTCTTGTCTTTCGAATTTTGGCAAAAATTCGGTAAGGCTTTGATGGTAGTTATCGCGGTTATGCCGGCTGCTGGTTTGATGATTTCAATCGGTAAGTCTATCGTGATGATTAACCCAACCTTTACACCACTTGTCATCACAGGTGGAATTCTTGAGCAAATCGGTTGGGGGGTTATCGGTAACCTTCACATTTTGTTTGCCCTAGCCATTGGAGGAAGCTGGGCTAAAGAACGTGCTGGTGGTGCTTTCGCCGCTGGTCTTGCCTTCATCTTGATTAACCGTATCACTGGTACAATTTTTGGTGTATCAGGCGATATGTTGAAAAATCCAGATGCTATGGTAACTACTTTCTTTGGTGGTTCAATCAAAGTTGCTGATTACTTTATCAGTGTTCTTGAAGCTCCAGCCTTGAACATGGGGGTATTCGTAGGGATTATCTCAGGTTTTGTAGGGGCAACTGCTTACAACAAATACTACAACTTCCGTAAACTTCCTGATGCACTTTCATTCTTCAACGGGAAACGTTTCGTACCATTTGTAGTTATTCTTCGTTCAGCAATCGCTGCAATTCTACTTGCTGCTTTCTGGCCAGTAGTTCAAACAGGTATCAATAACTTCGGTATCTGGATTGCCAACTCACAAGAAACTGCTCCAATTCTTGCACCATTCTTGTATGGTACTTTGGAACGTTTGCTCTTGCCATTTGGTCTTCACCACATGTTGACTATCCCAATGAACTACACAGCTCTTGGTGGTACTTATGACATTTTAACTGGTGCAGCTAAAGGTACTCAAGTATTCGGTCAAGACCCACTATGGCTTGCATGGGTAACAGACCTTGTAAACCTTAAAGGTACTGATACTAGTCAATATCAACACTTGTTAGATACAGTACATCCAGCTCGTTTCAAAGTTGGACAAATGATCGGTTCATTCGGTATCTTGATGGGTGTGATTGTTGCTATCTACCGTAATGTTGATGCTGACAAGAAACATAAATACAAAGGTATGATGATTGCAACAGCTCTTGCAACATTCTTGACAGGGGTTACTGAACCAATCGAATACATGTTCATGTTCATCGCAACACCTATGTATCTTGTTTACTCACTTGTTCAAGGTGCTGCCTTCGCTATGGCTGACGTCGTAAACCTACGTATGCACTCATTCGGTTCAATCGAGTTCTTGACTCGTACACCTATTGCAATCAGTGCTGGTATTGGTATGGATATCGTTAACTTCGTTTGGGTAACTGTTCTCTTTGCTGTAATCATGTACTTTATCGCAAACTTCATGATTCAAAAATTCAACTACGCAACTCCAGGGCGCAACGGAAACTACGAAACTGCTGAAGGTTCAGAAGAAACCAGCAGCGAAGTGAAAGTTGCAGCAGGCTCTCAAGCTGTAAACATTATCAACCTTCTTGGTGGACGTGTAAACATCGTTGATGTTGATGCATGTATGACTCGTCTTCGTGTAACTGTTAAAGATGCAGATAAAGTAGGAAATGCAGAGCAATGGAAAGCAGAAGGAGCTATGGGTCTTGTGATGAAAGGACAAGGGGTTCAAGCTATCTACGGTCCAAAAGCTGACATTTTGAAATCTGATATCCAAGATATCCTTGATTCAGGTGAAATCATTCCTGAAACTCTTCCAAGCCAAATGACTGAAGCACAACAAAACACTGTTCACTTCAAAAATCTTACTGAGGAAGTTTACTCAGTAGCAGACGGTCAAGTTGTTGGTTTGGAACAAGTAAAGGATCCAGTATTTGCTCAAAAAATGATGGGTGATGGATTTGCAGTAGAACCTGCAAATGGAAACATTGTATCTCCAGTTTCAGGTACTGTGTCAAGCATCTTCCCAACAAAACATGCTTTTGGTATTGTGACGGAAGCAGGTCTTGAAGTATTGGTTCACATTGGTTTGGACACAGTAAGTCTTGAAGGTAAACCATTTACAGTTCATGTTGCTGAAGGACAAAAAGTTGCAGCAGGAGATCTCCTTGTCACAGCTGACTTGGATGCTATCCGTGCAGCAGGACGTGAAACTTCAACAGTAGTTGTCTTCACAAATGGTGATGCAATTAAATCAGTTAAATTAGAAAAAACAGGTTCTCTTGCAGCTAAAACAGCAGTTGCTAAAGTAGAATTGTAA
- the ftsX gene encoding permease-like cell division protein FtsX — protein sequence MISRFFRHLFEALKSLKRNGWMTVAAVSSVMITLTLVAIFASVIFNTAKLATDIENNVRVVVYIRKDVEDNSQTIEKEGQTVTNNDYHKVYDSLKNMSTVKSVTFSSKEEQYEKLTEIMGDNWKIFEGDANPLYDAYIVEANTPNDVKTIAEDAKKIEGVSEVQDGGANTERLFKLASFIRVWGLGIAALLIFIAVFLISNTIRITIISRSREIQIMRLVGAKNSYIRGPFLLEGAFIGLLGAIAPSVLVFIVYQIVYQSVNKSLVGQNLSMISPDLFSPLMIALLFVIGVFIGSLGSGISMRRFLKI from the coding sequence ATGATTAGTAGATTTTTTCGCCATTTATTTGAAGCCTTAAAAAGTTTGAAACGAAATGGTTGGATGACAGTAGCTGCTGTCAGTTCAGTCATGATTACTTTGACCTTGGTGGCAATATTTGCATCTGTTATTTTCAATACAGCGAAACTAGCTACAGATATTGAAAATAATGTCCGTGTAGTAGTTTATATCCGAAAGGATGTGGAAGATAATAGTCAGACAATTGAAAAAGAAGGTCAAACTGTTACAAATAATGACTACCACAAGGTATATGATTCTTTGAAGAACATGTCTACGGTTAAAAGTGTTACCTTTTCAAGTAAAGAAGAACAATATGAAAAATTAACCGAGATAATGGGAGATAACTGGAAAATCTTTGAAGGAGATGCCAATCCTCTCTATGATGCCTATATTGTAGAGGCAAACACTCCAAATGATGTAAAAACTATAGCCGAAGATGCTAAAAAAATTGAAGGTGTCTCTGAGGTTCAAGATGGCGGTGCCAATACAGAAAGACTCTTCAAGTTAGCTTCATTTATCCGTGTTTGGGGACTAGGGATTGCTGCTTTGTTAATTTTTATCGCAGTTTTCTTGATTTCAAATACCATTCGTATTACCATTATTTCCCGCAGTCGCGAAATTCAAATCATGCGCTTGGTTGGAGCTAAAAACAGTTATATCCGTGGACCGTTCTTGTTAGAAGGAGCCTTTATCGGTTTATTGGGAGCTATCGCACCATCTGTTTTGGTCTTTATTGTTTATCAAATTGTTTACCAATCTGTCAACAAATCGTTGGTAGGGCAAAATCTATCCATGATTAGTCCAGATTTATTTAGTCCGTTGATGATTGCCCTACTATTTGTGATTGGGGTTTTCATTGGTTCATTGGGATCAGGAATATCCATGCGCCGATTCTTGAAGATTTAG
- the ftsE gene encoding cell division ATP-binding protein FtsE produces the protein MSIIEMRDVVKKYDNGTTALRGVSVSVQPGEFAYIVGPSGAGKSTFIRSLYREVKIDKGSLSVAGFNLVKIKKKDVPLLRRSVGVVFQDYKLLPKKTVYENIAYAMEVIGENRRNIKRRVMEVLDLVGLKHKVRSFPNELSGGEQQRIAIARAIVNNPKVLIADEPTGNLDPDNSWEIMNLLERINLQGTTILMATHNSQIVNTLRHRVIAIENGRVVRDESKGEYGSDD, from the coding sequence ATGTCAATTATTGAAATGAGAGATGTCGTTAAAAAATACGACAACGGAACGACTGCTCTACGCGGTGTTTCGGTTAGCGTTCAACCGGGGGAATTTGCTTACATCGTAGGACCTTCAGGAGCAGGGAAGTCAACTTTTATTCGTTCTCTGTATCGTGAAGTAAAAATCGATAAAGGAAGTCTATCAGTTGCTGGTTTTAATCTGGTTAAGATCAAAAAGAAAGATGTCCCGCTTCTACGTCGTAGTGTTGGGGTTGTCTTCCAAGATTATAAATTGTTACCAAAGAAAACTGTCTATGAAAATATTGCTTACGCTATGGAAGTAATCGGGGAAAATCGCCGTAATATCAAAAGACGAGTGATGGAAGTTTTGGACTTGGTTGGATTGAAGCATAAGGTTCGTTCTTTCCCAAATGAACTCTCAGGTGGGGAGCAGCAGCGAATTGCGATTGCGCGTGCAATTGTAAATAATCCCAAAGTATTGATAGCTGATGAGCCAACAGGAAATCTGGATCCGGATAATTCATGGGAAATTATGAATCTCTTGGAACGGATTAACCTACAAGGGACAACTATTTTGATGGCGACTCATAATAGCCAGATTGTAAATACCTTGCGCCACCGTGTCATTGCCATTGAAAATGGCCGTGTCGTTCGTGACGAATCAAAAGGAGAGTATGGATCCGATGATTAG